In Electrophorus electricus isolate fEleEle1 chromosome 6, fEleEle1.pri, whole genome shotgun sequence, a single genomic region encodes these proteins:
- the si:ch211-222n4.2 gene encoding uncharacterized protein si:ch211-222n4.2 isoform X2, whose translation MRLLLTQRHCIVVAWRPILELQFKLIMEPTKPCGTGQKYLTQANTLQSARGMNIDQTLEDTYLLPQDANLRQRRYGAEDSGLAEHSAAAKTESIPEARGNLITSLVPLQIHYNSCQSPWAPTLQECEVIIQQLYNANSLQSQEITHLKAVLKDLVINKKITPDRLWSKCNHLVDEKRVEEPERLPKLPFCTLPKGRPVCQANIPERVILPALKLSLSTSYADRQRRTRAVQRRRF comes from the exons ATGAGGCTCCTGTTGACGCAACGTCACTGTATAGTGGTTGCATGGCGACCCATTCTGG AACTCCAGTTTAAACTGATAATGGAGCCTACAAAGCCATGCGGAACAG GACAAAAGTACTTGACCCAGGCCAACACTTTGCAGTCAGCAAGAGGAATGAACATTGATCAAACATTAGAGGACACTTATTTATTGCCCCAAGATGCCAACCTTAG acagagaagataTGGAGCTGAGGACTCAGGCCTAGCAGAGCACTCTGCAGCAGCCAAGACTGAGTCAATTCCTGAGGCCAGAGGGAACCTCATAACTTCCTTAGTCCCTCTACAGATCCACTATAATTCATGCCAATCCCCATGGGCACCCACCTTGCAGGAGTGTGAGGTCATCATACAGCAGCTCTACAATGCCAACAGCTTACAGTCCCAAGAG ATAACACACCTCAAGGCTGTTCTCAAGGACCTTGTCATCAACAAGAAAATCACCCCAGATAGGCTCTGGTCAAAATGTAACCATCTTGTAGATGAGAAAAG AGTTGAGGAACCAGAGAGGTTACCAAAGCTACCTTTCTGCACACTGCCCAAAGGAAG ACCAGTGTGCCAGGCTAACATACCAGAGAGAGTGATCCTTCCAGCCCTCAAACTGAGCCTCAGCACCAGCTATGCTGACAGGCAGAGGAGAACTCGAGCTGTGCAAAGGCGGCGTTTTTGA
- the si:ch211-222n4.2 gene encoding coiled-coil domain-containing protein 74A isoform X1, with product MDTRLSSLERNIHFLQQLHRETLEQLHDEIDRLKRQNEELQFKLIMEPTKPCGTGQKYLTQANTLQSARGMNIDQTLEDTYLLPQDANLRQRRYGAEDSGLAEHSAAAKTESIPEARGNLITSLVPLQIHYNSCQSPWAPTLQECEVIIQQLYNANSLQSQEITHLKAVLKDLVINKKITPDRLWSKCNHLVDEKRVEEPERLPKLPFCTLPKGRPVCQANIPERVILPALKLSLSTSYADRQRRTRAVQRRRF from the exons ATGGACACGCGCCTTTCTTCGCTCGAGCGGAATATTCACTTCTTGCAGCAGCTGCACAGAGAAACCCTCGAGCAACTACACGATGAAATAGACCGGTTAAAACGACAAAATGAGG AACTCCAGTTTAAACTGATAATGGAGCCTACAAAGCCATGCGGAACAG GACAAAAGTACTTGACCCAGGCCAACACTTTGCAGTCAGCAAGAGGAATGAACATTGATCAAACATTAGAGGACACTTATTTATTGCCCCAAGATGCCAACCTTAG acagagaagataTGGAGCTGAGGACTCAGGCCTAGCAGAGCACTCTGCAGCAGCCAAGACTGAGTCAATTCCTGAGGCCAGAGGGAACCTCATAACTTCCTTAGTCCCTCTACAGATCCACTATAATTCATGCCAATCCCCATGGGCACCCACCTTGCAGGAGTGTGAGGTCATCATACAGCAGCTCTACAATGCCAACAGCTTACAGTCCCAAGAG ATAACACACCTCAAGGCTGTTCTCAAGGACCTTGTCATCAACAAGAAAATCACCCCAGATAGGCTCTGGTCAAAATGTAACCATCTTGTAGATGAGAAAAG AGTTGAGGAACCAGAGAGGTTACCAAAGCTACCTTTCTGCACACTGCCCAAAGGAAG ACCAGTGTGCCAGGCTAACATACCAGAGAGAGTGATCCTTCCAGCCCTCAAACTGAGCCTCAGCACCAGCTATGCTGACAGGCAGAGGAGAACTCGAGCTGTGCAAAGGCGGCGTTTTTGA
- the si:ch211-222n4.2 gene encoding uncharacterized protein si:ch211-222n4.2 isoform X3: MEPTKPCGTGQKYLTQANTLQSARGMNIDQTLEDTYLLPQDANLRQRRYGAEDSGLAEHSAAAKTESIPEARGNLITSLVPLQIHYNSCQSPWAPTLQECEVIIQQLYNANSLQSQEITHLKAVLKDLVINKKITPDRLWSKCNHLVDEKRVEEPERLPKLPFCTLPKGRPVCQANIPERVILPALKLSLSTSYADRQRRTRAVQRRRF; the protein is encoded by the exons ATGGAGCCTACAAAGCCATGCGGAACAG GACAAAAGTACTTGACCCAGGCCAACACTTTGCAGTCAGCAAGAGGAATGAACATTGATCAAACATTAGAGGACACTTATTTATTGCCCCAAGATGCCAACCTTAG acagagaagataTGGAGCTGAGGACTCAGGCCTAGCAGAGCACTCTGCAGCAGCCAAGACTGAGTCAATTCCTGAGGCCAGAGGGAACCTCATAACTTCCTTAGTCCCTCTACAGATCCACTATAATTCATGCCAATCCCCATGGGCACCCACCTTGCAGGAGTGTGAGGTCATCATACAGCAGCTCTACAATGCCAACAGCTTACAGTCCCAAGAG ATAACACACCTCAAGGCTGTTCTCAAGGACCTTGTCATCAACAAGAAAATCACCCCAGATAGGCTCTGGTCAAAATGTAACCATCTTGTAGATGAGAAAAG AGTTGAGGAACCAGAGAGGTTACCAAAGCTACCTTTCTGCACACTGCCCAAAGGAAG ACCAGTGTGCCAGGCTAACATACCAGAGAGAGTGATCCTTCCAGCCCTCAAACTGAGCCTCAGCACCAGCTATGCTGACAGGCAGAGGAGAACTCGAGCTGTGCAAAGGCGGCGTTTTTGA
- the smpd4 gene encoding sphingomyelin phosphodiesterase 4 isoform X2 — MTAPAIQQPSYLLANLKADWTIKPLLQRCQELVKVIDDYPAKELHLVFPWLVESIFGSLDGAIVGWNLQFMHTRMNEYNVVMDFLDPSGPMMKLVYKLQAEDYKYDIPISYLPGPVKASIQEGVLPDCLLFHNKVHFPMSGLLTLNPFEYYMFNFASSLIAPKNYPPGQQGSCSDSAYFVLVDAYLKHFLPTEGNVPPSPFSDTRGTVAPPAPRPPSVPYVGYGVHSTSLLKRHISHQPSVNADPAAQEIWRSETLLQVFVEMWLHHYSLEMYQKLQSPQVKEPFSPTEEHILVVRLLVKHLHAFSNSLKQEQTSSPSTHSHASPLEEFKRVVVQRFVQQKLYVFLQHCFGHWPLDASFRAVLETWLSYIQPWRYTGEKNPQADVQNRTVPEKWASFVQENLLMYTKLFQGFLNRAMRTDLVNAKNALMVFRVAKVFAQPNLSEMIQKGEQLFLEPEHVLHHRQARVFLTPAHGGSFLSSRQPAGTDTVFKVKSHVYSLEGQDCQYKQMFGSELRTVVLKLVQIIAQARQTAKRISDHSAEVAANNSFLSWFSMSSTDTSYTFSGGEADDMGECVKKTHEFLDKALDYLCQIFRLNSGQLSQLMANLASTEDDGGSKQLPDCIQTENGFVLTDLGRMQIINGLRRFEVEYQGDPELQPIRSYENAQLVRLLFRVSSFFNDRLGDHMEALCARQDFLGCVGRHCLKGSSAAQERRRSPVPRQARGCPQRARVTLRALASYRTLLTLLLLYLLLASLSFGILSSSALILLLGLLYELLLILFADKPKAQ, encoded by the exons atGACTGCGCCAGCAATACAACAGCCGAGTTATCTTCTG GCAAATTTAAAAGCTGACTGGACCATCAAACCACTTCTTCAGCGATGTCAGGAGTTGGTAAAGGTGATCGATGACTATCCTGCTAAG GAGTTGCATCTTGTCTTCCCTTGGCTGGTTGAGAGTATCTTTGGCAGCCTAGATGGGGCAATTGTGGGCTGGAACCTGCAATTTATGCACACCCGCATGAATGAGTATAATGTCGTCATGGACTTCCTTGACCCAAG TGGCCCCATGATGAAGTTGGTGTACAAGTTGCAAGCAGAGGATTACAAATATGATATCCCGATTAGTTATCTGCCA GGTCCTGTAAAGGCATCCATTCAGGAGGGTGTTCTTCCAGATTGTCTCCTGTTTCACAACAAAGTTCATTTTCCCATGTCAGGCCTGCTAACACTAA ATCCATTTGAATACTACATGTTTAACTTTGCCTCCAGCCTCATAGCACCAAAG AACTACCCTCCTGGCCAGCAAGGAAGCTGTTCAGATAGTGCTTACTTTGTTCTTGTTGATGCCTACCTCAAGCACTTTCTACCTACAGAGGGAAATGTGCCCCCATCTCCTTTTTCTGATACAAGGGGAACTGTGGCCCCACCTGCACCAAG GCCCCCCAGTGTGCCTTATGTTGGCTATGGTGTACACAGCACCAGCCTCCTCAAGCGTCATATATCTCATCAGCCTTCAGTAAATGCTGACCCTGCTGCTCAGGAGATCTGGAGGTCAGAAACGCTTTTGCAG GTGTTTGTAGAAATGTGGCTCCATCACTACTCTCTGGAGATGTACCAGAAGCTGCAGTCTCCTCAGGTGAAG GAGCCATTCAGCCCCACAGAGGAGCACATCCTGGTGGTCCGTCTGCTCGTCAAACACCTGCATGCCTTCTCCAACAGCCTGAAACAGGAGCAGACATCCTCTCCGTCCACGCACTCCCACGCCAGCCCATTGGAGGAGTTCAAGAG AGTGGTAGTGCAGAGATTTGTTCAGCAGAAGCTGTATGTCTTCCTGCAGCATTGCTTTGGTCACTGGCCTCTTGATGCCTCCTTCAGAGCG GTATTGGAAACATGGCTGAGTTATATCCAGCCATGGAGGTACACAGGAGAAAAAAATCCCCAGGCAGATGTACAGAATAGAACTGTCCCTGAGAAATG GGCGTCATTTGTTCAGGAAAATCTGCTCATGTACACAAAGCTCTTCCAGGGTTTCCTCAATCGAGCCATGCGCACAGATCTCGTCAATGCCAAAAATGCACTGATGGTCTTCAGGGTGGCCAAAGTTTTTGCTCAGCCAAACCTATCAGAGATGATCCAGAAAG GAGAACAGCTGTTCCTGGAACCTGAACATGTGCTCCACCACCGTCAGGCCCGGGTgttcctcacacctgcacatggaGGCAGCTTTCTGTCGTCCCGCCAGCCTGCAGGGACAGACACTGTATTCAAAGTCAAAAGTCATGTATATAGCCTGGAAGGGCAGGATTGCCAGTATAAGCAGATGTTTGGCAGTGAGCTGCGCACAGTG GTGTTAAAGCTGGTACAGATCATAGCCCAGGCCCGGCAGACAGCTAAACGAATTTCTGATCACTCGGCTGAAGTGGCTGCAAACAACTCCTTTCTATCCTGGTTTAGCATGAGCTCCACAGATACCAGTTACACTTTTAGCGGAGGAGAGGCTGATGACATGGGAGAGTGTGTCAAAAAGACTCATGAATTCTTGGACAAAGCCCTGGACTACTTATGTCAGATATTTCGG CTGAATTCAGGGCAGCTGTCTCAGCTAATGGCAAACTTGGCATCAACAGAAGATGATGGGGGATCCAAGCAGCTGCCTGATTGCATCCAGACTGAAAATGGATTTGTGCTCACAGATTTGGGTAGGATGCAG ATCATTAATGGTCTTCGTCGATTTGAGGTAGAATATCAAGGAGATCCAGAACTTCAGCCAATAAGAAGCTATGAAAACGCTCAGTTGGTCCGACTACTGTTCCGGGTGTCCTCATTTTTCAATGATAGG CTGGGTGACCACATGGAGGCGCTGTGCGCTCGGCAGGACTTTCTGGGCTGTGTCGGCAGACATTGCCTTAAGGGTTCGTCAGCGGCGCAGGAGCGACGACGGAGCCCTGTGCCGCGGCAGGCGCGAGGATGTCCCCAGCGGGCGCGGGTTACCCTGCGTGCATTGGCCAGCTACCGCACGCTGCTTACGCTGCTGCTGCTCTACCTGCTCCTGGCCTCGCTCTCGTTCGGCATACTTTCCAGCAGCGCCCTCATACTGCTCCTTGGTCTTCTCTATGAACTACTGTTGATTTTGTTTGCTGATAAACCCAAAGCTCAGTAA
- the smpd4 gene encoding sphingomyelin phosphodiesterase 4 isoform X1, with translation MTAPAIQQPSYLLANLKADWTIKPLLQRCQELVKVIDDYPAKELHLVFPWLVESIFGSLDGAIVGWNLQFMHTRMNEYNVVMDFLDPSGPMMKLVYKLQAEDYKYDIPISYLPGPVKASIQEGVLPDCLLFHNKVHFPMSGLLTLNPFEYYMFNFASSLIAPKNYPPGQQGSCSDSAYFVLVDAYLKHFLPTEGNVPPSPFSDTRGTVAPPAPRPPSVPYVGYGVHSTSLLKRHISHQPSVNADPAAQEIWRSETLLQVFVEMWLHHYSLEMYQKLQSPQVKLALLQYRLSMSSMLCQPPAPPGSGTLHTYQEPFSPTEEHILVVRLLVKHLHAFSNSLKQEQTSSPSTHSHASPLEEFKRVVVQRFVQQKLYVFLQHCFGHWPLDASFRAVLETWLSYIQPWRYTGEKNPQADVQNRTVPEKWASFVQENLLMYTKLFQGFLNRAMRTDLVNAKNALMVFRVAKVFAQPNLSEMIQKGEQLFLEPEHVLHHRQARVFLTPAHGGSFLSSRQPAGTDTVFKVKSHVYSLEGQDCQYKQMFGSELRTVVLKLVQIIAQARQTAKRISDHSAEVAANNSFLSWFSMSSTDTSYTFSGGEADDMGECVKKTHEFLDKALDYLCQIFRLNSGQLSQLMANLASTEDDGGSKQLPDCIQTENGFVLTDLGRMQIINGLRRFEVEYQGDPELQPIRSYENAQLVRLLFRVSSFFNDRLGDHMEALCARQDFLGCVGRHCLKGSSAAQERRRSPVPRQARGCPQRARVTLRALASYRTLLTLLLLYLLLASLSFGILSSSALILLLGLLYELLLILFADKPKAQ, from the exons atGACTGCGCCAGCAATACAACAGCCGAGTTATCTTCTG GCAAATTTAAAAGCTGACTGGACCATCAAACCACTTCTTCAGCGATGTCAGGAGTTGGTAAAGGTGATCGATGACTATCCTGCTAAG GAGTTGCATCTTGTCTTCCCTTGGCTGGTTGAGAGTATCTTTGGCAGCCTAGATGGGGCAATTGTGGGCTGGAACCTGCAATTTATGCACACCCGCATGAATGAGTATAATGTCGTCATGGACTTCCTTGACCCAAG TGGCCCCATGATGAAGTTGGTGTACAAGTTGCAAGCAGAGGATTACAAATATGATATCCCGATTAGTTATCTGCCA GGTCCTGTAAAGGCATCCATTCAGGAGGGTGTTCTTCCAGATTGTCTCCTGTTTCACAACAAAGTTCATTTTCCCATGTCAGGCCTGCTAACACTAA ATCCATTTGAATACTACATGTTTAACTTTGCCTCCAGCCTCATAGCACCAAAG AACTACCCTCCTGGCCAGCAAGGAAGCTGTTCAGATAGTGCTTACTTTGTTCTTGTTGATGCCTACCTCAAGCACTTTCTACCTACAGAGGGAAATGTGCCCCCATCTCCTTTTTCTGATACAAGGGGAACTGTGGCCCCACCTGCACCAAG GCCCCCCAGTGTGCCTTATGTTGGCTATGGTGTACACAGCACCAGCCTCCTCAAGCGTCATATATCTCATCAGCCTTCAGTAAATGCTGACCCTGCTGCTCAGGAGATCTGGAGGTCAGAAACGCTTTTGCAG GTGTTTGTAGAAATGTGGCTCCATCACTACTCTCTGGAGATGTACCAGAAGCTGCAGTCTCCTCAGGTGAAG CTGGCGTTGCTGCAGTACCGCCTCAGTATGTCCAGCATGCTGTGCCAGCCCCCCGCCCCGCCAGGCTCTGGGACCCTCCACACATACCAA GAGCCATTCAGCCCCACAGAGGAGCACATCCTGGTGGTCCGTCTGCTCGTCAAACACCTGCATGCCTTCTCCAACAGCCTGAAACAGGAGCAGACATCCTCTCCGTCCACGCACTCCCACGCCAGCCCATTGGAGGAGTTCAAGAG AGTGGTAGTGCAGAGATTTGTTCAGCAGAAGCTGTATGTCTTCCTGCAGCATTGCTTTGGTCACTGGCCTCTTGATGCCTCCTTCAGAGCG GTATTGGAAACATGGCTGAGTTATATCCAGCCATGGAGGTACACAGGAGAAAAAAATCCCCAGGCAGATGTACAGAATAGAACTGTCCCTGAGAAATG GGCGTCATTTGTTCAGGAAAATCTGCTCATGTACACAAAGCTCTTCCAGGGTTTCCTCAATCGAGCCATGCGCACAGATCTCGTCAATGCCAAAAATGCACTGATGGTCTTCAGGGTGGCCAAAGTTTTTGCTCAGCCAAACCTATCAGAGATGATCCAGAAAG GAGAACAGCTGTTCCTGGAACCTGAACATGTGCTCCACCACCGTCAGGCCCGGGTgttcctcacacctgcacatggaGGCAGCTTTCTGTCGTCCCGCCAGCCTGCAGGGACAGACACTGTATTCAAAGTCAAAAGTCATGTATATAGCCTGGAAGGGCAGGATTGCCAGTATAAGCAGATGTTTGGCAGTGAGCTGCGCACAGTG GTGTTAAAGCTGGTACAGATCATAGCCCAGGCCCGGCAGACAGCTAAACGAATTTCTGATCACTCGGCTGAAGTGGCTGCAAACAACTCCTTTCTATCCTGGTTTAGCATGAGCTCCACAGATACCAGTTACACTTTTAGCGGAGGAGAGGCTGATGACATGGGAGAGTGTGTCAAAAAGACTCATGAATTCTTGGACAAAGCCCTGGACTACTTATGTCAGATATTTCGG CTGAATTCAGGGCAGCTGTCTCAGCTAATGGCAAACTTGGCATCAACAGAAGATGATGGGGGATCCAAGCAGCTGCCTGATTGCATCCAGACTGAAAATGGATTTGTGCTCACAGATTTGGGTAGGATGCAG ATCATTAATGGTCTTCGTCGATTTGAGGTAGAATATCAAGGAGATCCAGAACTTCAGCCAATAAGAAGCTATGAAAACGCTCAGTTGGTCCGACTACTGTTCCGGGTGTCCTCATTTTTCAATGATAGG CTGGGTGACCACATGGAGGCGCTGTGCGCTCGGCAGGACTTTCTGGGCTGTGTCGGCAGACATTGCCTTAAGGGTTCGTCAGCGGCGCAGGAGCGACGACGGAGCCCTGTGCCGCGGCAGGCGCGAGGATGTCCCCAGCGGGCGCGGGTTACCCTGCGTGCATTGGCCAGCTACCGCACGCTGCTTACGCTGCTGCTGCTCTACCTGCTCCTGGCCTCGCTCTCGTTCGGCATACTTTCCAGCAGCGCCCTCATACTGCTCCTTGGTCTTCTCTATGAACTACTGTTGATTTTGTTTGCTGATAAACCCAAAGCTCAGTAA
- the exd1 gene encoding piRNA biogenesis protein EXD1 — protein sequence MASLDDYQFLDSFKRKCIKLTTKSCVFVGVVQRINLNKTVILEDVVEVKSGTRLPGSKLFFGHEIFNVEFPEVSKQDAASNSGDQNPGQLTVTEFQPYRNKLMVDDEDKQYVNYVVIDEFHEKFGPALMHIRKQQAIGIGIDGIGEFQHERLCWLQIATKNKVYLFDILLLGGRAFKNGLSMILENDHILKVTHDCRRIAGCLMAQFRVNLTNVFDTQIADVKWFYIETGGFLPDRLSTLEEVVSLHLKMNLSHLSSLSIKAQLTSEDKEVWFVRPCPAPLLKIMALSVIHLQPLRLVLLDALMSDYTTMVNSYLHSGQNEPVHMQHIGKSGLALPMELRELEVIWQERQKWAVKHYPVTEDGLLERYNCHPASALGKQSLKHPGPGDSAVPQCTFLEGALASPEPLVGPLKTVPEAAQDTDDFTALGSGRQPDKESVSTITAVPGLGRGITLQVPVLASREGVVPMQSFRKARVEGADSDYLESASQPFSVVGGVAKSTACPPTVLTVGSYRKPC from the coding sequence atggCGTCTTTGGACGACTACCAGTTTTTAGATTCCTTTAAGAGAAAATGCATTAAGCTTACCACGAAGAGCTGTGTATTTGTTGGCGTAGTACAACGCATTAACCTTAACAAGACAGTAATTTTAGAGGATGTGGTTGAAGTTAAAAGTGGTACAAGGCTTCCCGGATCGAAACTCTTCTTTGGGCACGAAATCTTCAATGTGGAATTTCCCGAAGTTTCTAAACAAGACGCTGCAAGCAACAGTGGAGACCAAAACCCGGGACAGCTCACTGTGACAGAGTTTCAGCCGTATAGGAACAAGCTAATGGTTGATGATGAAGATAAGCAGTATGTAAATTATGTGGTTATAGATGAGTTTCATGAGAAGTTTGGTCCTGCATTAATGCACATTCGGAAACAACAAGcaattggaattggaattgaTGGAATTGGTGAATTTCAGCATGAAAGACTTTGTTGGCTCCAGATTGCAACTAAAAACAAGGTCTACCTGTTTGACATCTTGTTGCTTGGGGGTAGAGCTTTCAAGAATGGACTGTCCATGATTCTTGAAAATGATCACATATTGAAGGTCACACACGACTGTCGCCGAATTGCTGGGTGTCTGATGGCTCAGTTTAGAGTGAATCTCACCAATGTGTTTGACACACAGATTGCTGATGTTAAGTGGTTCTACATAGAGACTGGAGGGTTCCTGCCAGACAGGCTCAGCACACTGGAGGAGGTGGTCAGCCTTCATCTGAAAATGAATTTGTCCCACCTTTCCTCTCTCAGCATCAAAGCCCAGCTTACTAGTGAGGATAAAGAGGTTTGGTTTGTGCGTCCTTGTCCTGCTCCCCTGCTAAAGATCATGGCTCTGTCAGTCATCCATCTGCAGCCCCTGCGGCTAGTGCTGCTTGATGCTCTCATGTCTGACTACACCACCATGGTGAACTCCTACCTGCACAGCGGTCAAAATGAGCCTGTGCATATGCAGCACATTGGCAAGAGTGGACTGGCACTTCCCATGGAACTCCGAGAGCTGGAAGTGATTTGGCAGGAGCGGCAAAAGTGGGCTGTAAAACACTATCCTGTTACAGAGGATGGCCTCCTGGAGCGCTACAACTGCCACCCTGCTTCAGCATTAGGCAAGCAGAGTCTGAAGCACCCTGGTCCAGGGGACTCAGCTGTTCCTCAGTGCACCTTTCTGGAAGGAGCCTTGGCCTCTCCAGAGCCACTTGTGGGGCCTCTCAAAACAGTACCTGAGGCAGCACAAGATACCGATGATTTCACAGCATTGGGGAGTGGAAGGCAGCCAGATAAAGAGAGTGTCTCCACCATCACAGCTGTCCCTGGATTAGGGAGAGGGATCACACTTCAAGTGCCTGTACTGGCTTCCAGAGAAGGCGTGGTACCCATGCAGAGCTTTAGAAAGGCCAGGGTAGAGGGAGCAGATTCTGATTATCTGGAGTCAGCCTCACAACCCTTCTCCGTTGTGGGAGGTGTGGCCAAGAGCACGGCATGTCCACCAACAGTCCTGACCGTAGGGTCCTATAGgaaaccatgttaa